Proteins encoded within one genomic window of Tabrizicola piscis:
- a CDS encoding AAA family ATPase has protein sequence MKQDDFRKWLVSQGHTDATASSRVSSAKRVEQYLGDLDELFVQEDRDSILNRFAYTAEDERAERPNPSPVPIDGVLRTGLASLQQSLKLYHSFLTEQTNVPDKAEHQAVLDRLTRKEVDAAMQECDQLGLKAFLARSGFASPQVWVTDEGKDKSYPAKAIVAAALGHLPQGRTLSAKEFFNGFSEAQSFARLEALGYRVLRKGANGRDGPFSRDKIEAAMDALDQFRASGAYADVFSGFEEPSKYWVRSSKPRMDKRFPTKPIVGFLLGKPANALTGGWSQPHDAAARLHAAGYIIVDQNDEPLPLPEQYTHLMRGAERARLVALNYFIEPAREAGVPSVTIRAGDLHDMCGLVRNWANVCQALEGEMFQKFATVPEPTRSGPERSTTTEYTFVLARDGAAKDGIMPHAVQTATTNLILYGPPGTGKTYQTAWEAVRLCLGEEVADKLIGEEHRKQLMAEYQSLMKEERIEFVTFHQSMSYEEFVEGLQPSTGDDAREGPEELGAGVGFRLKPTEGVFKRISERARLDSSQAGTVSRLDRNARVFKVALGRRQVEEYRIRFGLDNGLIHVGWGGDIDWSDERFDDFNQIFNEWRSHKDAEATGHDGNIVVTYSFRSDMQIGDYVVVSDGRDRIKAFGKITGDYYYDGDAEFHPHRRTVDWIWRDEVGTDRGRFYPNAFRRHSVYKLNQSLIDWDALEEVVFGKRAAVADNSARDHVLIIDEINRANISKVFGELITLLEPDKRLGRRDEIQLTLPYSKKRFGVPPNLHIIGTMNTADRSIALLDTALRRRFTFKELMPDPSFLSPNIGGINLQKLLATINERIEYLFDREHQIGHAYFTGCTSPEAVEDVMRHKVIPLLAEYFYEDWAKVAAVLGDSPNAKAARFLEAIPWKKSVITGDDLTGERLRWRVKDQFDFSEFKD, from the coding sequence ATGAAGCAGGACGATTTTCGGAAGTGGCTGGTTTCACAAGGACATACCGACGCGACCGCGTCCTCTCGGGTGAGCAGCGCCAAGCGTGTTGAGCAGTACTTGGGCGATCTGGACGAGTTGTTCGTGCAAGAGGATCGGGACAGTATCCTGAACCGATTTGCCTATACGGCAGAGGACGAGCGCGCCGAACGCCCAAACCCGTCGCCGGTGCCCATTGATGGTGTCTTGCGCACCGGCCTCGCCAGCCTCCAGCAATCGCTGAAGCTCTATCACTCATTCCTGACCGAACAGACAAATGTGCCTGACAAGGCAGAACACCAAGCCGTGCTGGACCGCCTCACCCGCAAGGAAGTCGATGCCGCGATGCAGGAGTGCGATCAGCTGGGGCTGAAGGCTTTCCTTGCGCGCAGTGGTTTTGCCAGCCCGCAGGTGTGGGTAACCGATGAGGGCAAGGACAAATCCTACCCGGCCAAGGCCATCGTCGCGGCGGCCTTGGGCCATCTTCCCCAAGGCCGCACTCTTTCGGCCAAGGAGTTCTTCAACGGCTTCAGCGAGGCGCAATCGTTCGCAAGGCTGGAAGCTCTGGGGTACCGCGTCCTTCGCAAGGGGGCGAACGGTCGCGATGGCCCCTTCAGTCGCGACAAGATCGAAGCTGCTATGGATGCCCTTGATCAATTCCGCGCATCCGGTGCCTATGCAGATGTGTTTTCAGGGTTTGAAGAGCCATCCAAGTATTGGGTGCGATCCAGCAAGCCGCGCATGGATAAGCGCTTTCCGACCAAGCCAATCGTCGGGTTCCTCCTCGGCAAGCCTGCAAATGCACTCACGGGAGGGTGGAGCCAGCCGCACGATGCGGCGGCACGCCTGCATGCTGCAGGTTACATCATCGTCGATCAGAACGACGAGCCTTTGCCGTTGCCGGAACAGTACACCCACCTGATGCGCGGGGCAGAGCGCGCGCGCCTCGTTGCCCTCAATTATTTCATCGAACCTGCCCGCGAAGCCGGGGTGCCGTCGGTGACGATCCGCGCCGGTGATCTGCATGACATGTGTGGCCTGGTTCGGAACTGGGCAAATGTCTGCCAGGCGCTTGAAGGTGAGATGTTCCAGAAGTTCGCCACGGTCCCGGAACCCACACGTTCCGGGCCGGAGCGCAGTACGACGACCGAGTATACCTTTGTCCTGGCGCGGGACGGAGCTGCAAAGGATGGGATCATGCCGCACGCCGTTCAGACAGCGACGACCAACCTGATCCTCTATGGACCTCCTGGCACCGGAAAGACCTACCAGACGGCTTGGGAGGCGGTTCGCCTTTGTCTGGGCGAAGAAGTTGCTGACAAGCTGATTGGCGAGGAGCACCGGAAACAGCTGATGGCCGAGTACCAAAGCCTGATGAAGGAAGAGCGGATCGAGTTCGTCACCTTCCACCAATCCATGTCATACGAGGAATTCGTTGAAGGGCTTCAACCAAGCACGGGAGATGATGCGAGGGAAGGACCTGAAGAACTCGGCGCTGGAGTGGGCTTTCGTTTGAAGCCGACCGAGGGGGTGTTCAAGCGGATCAGCGAACGTGCGCGCCTCGACAGTTCTCAGGCCGGGACTGTTTCACGGCTGGACCGGAACGCACGCGTGTTCAAAGTCGCACTAGGTCGACGCCAGGTGGAAGAGTACCGGATACGCTTTGGTTTGGATAATGGGCTGATCCACGTTGGCTGGGGTGGGGATATTGATTGGTCCGACGAGAGGTTCGACGACTTCAACCAGATTTTCAATGAGTGGCGGTCGCACAAGGACGCCGAGGCGACAGGGCATGACGGCAATATCGTCGTCACCTACTCGTTCAGATCGGACATGCAAATTGGTGACTACGTTGTGGTGTCTGACGGGCGTGATCGCATCAAGGCATTTGGCAAGATCACTGGCGATTACTACTACGACGGGGACGCGGAATTTCATCCCCATAGAAGAACCGTCGATTGGATTTGGCGCGACGAGGTCGGGACCGATCGCGGCCGATTTTATCCGAACGCGTTCAGGCGGCATTCCGTCTACAAGCTGAACCAGTCCCTCATCGACTGGGACGCACTGGAGGAGGTAGTATTTGGCAAACGTGCGGCGGTGGCTGACAACTCTGCCCGTGACCATGTCCTGATCATCGACGAGATCAACCGCGCCAACATCTCTAAGGTATTTGGCGAACTGATCACTCTGCTGGAACCAGACAAGCGCCTCGGGCGTCGGGACGAAATCCAGCTGACCTTGCCCTACTCGAAGAAGCGCTTCGGAGTGCCGCCCAACCTGCACATCATTGGCACCATGAATACGGCCGACCGCTCGATTGCGCTTTTGGATACCGCCCTGCGCCGCCGCTTCACCTTCAAGGAACTGATGCCGGACCCCTCTTTCCTGTCCCCGAATATCGGCGGGATCAACCTGCAGAAGCTGCTGGCCACGATCAACGAACGCATCGAGTACCTGTTCGACCGTGAACACCAGATCGGGCACGCCTATTTCACTGGTTGCACATCGCCCGAGGCCGTCGAGGACGTCATGCGGCACAAGGTCATTCCGCTGTTGGCGGAGTATTTTTACGAGGATTGGGCAAAGGTGGCCGCTGTTCTAGGTGATTCACCCAATGCGAAAGCTGCGCGATTTCTGGAAGCCATCCCATGGAAAAAATCTGTCATCACTGGCGACGATTTAACCGGTGAGCGGCTGCGCTGGCGCGTGAAGGATCAGTTCGACTTCTCTGAGTTTAAAGACTGA
- a CDS encoding amidohydrolase: MDPAQPRAEAVAVAGGCILAVGSRAEVEALAGPGARVVDAGGRTLLPGFVESHLHLVLGGNELTQLQLGGVQGFDALAAAFRAYAAANPGLPLLMAQGAGYDILGRPVTRGDLDRVIADRPIAMMSPDHHTVWANTAALQAAGLLQGAEMPAGHVVVMGADGLASGELLEFEAFSPVLALTGDLHLQLGIATGGEPEPWPDGAQRAKDKEKIAAGLAHCAAHGITSMVNMDGNRYTCVLLAEMEAEGRLTARVKVPFHMKPHMDLAELDRASAMAAEFRGEWVTSGFVKMFMDGVVDSRTAYMLNPYPGTTETGAPLFTAEQFKDICAEIDRRGLQIAVHAIGDGAVRQTIDGYEAARQRNGARDARHRIEHIELIDRADVPRLGTLGITASLQPPHAPGVMDFPLSGMEAVIARDRWPDAYQWKSLVDAGAALAYASDWPVTDVSVMRGIQAALTRQPFEGAADERLGLLETLRAYTAGGAWAAHMEALTGTLRPGLAADLVLIDGNIEAIPAGRIGATGIALTVAGGRVTHAGEGFAA, encoded by the coding sequence ATGGACCCAGCACAGCCGCGAGCCGAGGCGGTGGCTGTGGCCGGCGGGTGCATTCTGGCGGTGGGGTCGCGGGCCGAGGTTGAGGCGCTGGCCGGGCCGGGAGCGCGTGTGGTGGATGCCGGTGGGCGCACGCTGCTGCCGGGGTTCGTGGAAAGCCATCTGCATCTGGTGCTGGGGGGCAATGAGCTGACGCAGTTGCAACTGGGCGGGGTGCAGGGGTTTGACGCTTTGGCGGCGGCGTTCCGGGCCTATGCGGCGGCGAACCCGGGGCTGCCGCTTCTGATGGCGCAGGGCGCGGGCTATGACATTCTGGGTCGCCCAGTGACGCGGGGCGATCTGGACCGTGTGATTGCCGACCGCCCCATCGCGATGATGTCGCCCGATCATCACACCGTCTGGGCCAACACGGCGGCGCTGCAGGCGGCGGGACTGCTGCAGGGCGCCGAAATGCCGGCGGGGCATGTGGTGGTGATGGGGGCGGATGGTCTGGCGTCAGGCGAGCTTTTGGAGTTCGAAGCGTTCAGCCCGGTGCTCGCGCTGACCGGAGACCTTCACTTGCAGCTTGGGATCGCCACGGGCGGTGAGCCGGAGCCCTGGCCTGATGGGGCGCAACGGGCGAAGGACAAGGAGAAGATCGCGGCGGGGCTGGCGCATTGCGCGGCGCATGGGATCACCTCGATGGTGAACATGGACGGCAATCGCTACACCTGCGTTCTGCTGGCCGAGATGGAGGCCGAGGGGCGTCTGACCGCCCGGGTCAAGGTGCCCTTCCACATGAAGCCGCATATGGACCTGGCCGAGTTGGACCGGGCGTCGGCGATGGCGGCAGAGTTCCGGGGCGAGTGGGTGACCAGCGGTTTCGTGAAGATGTTCATGGACGGGGTGGTGGACAGCCGGACCGCCTATATGCTGAACCCCTATCCCGGAACGACCGAGACGGGCGCGCCCCTGTTCACGGCGGAGCAGTTCAAGGACATCTGCGCCGAGATTGACCGCCGCGGCCTGCAGATCGCGGTGCATGCGATTGGTGATGGGGCTGTGCGGCAGACGATCGACGGCTATGAGGCGGCGCGGCAGCGCAACGGGGCGCGCGATGCCCGCCACCGGATCGAACATATCGAGCTGATCGACCGGGCGGACGTGCCGCGCCTTGGCACACTGGGGATCACCGCCAGCCTGCAGCCCCCACACGCGCCGGGGGTGATGGATTTCCCCCTGTCCGGGATGGAGGCGGTGATCGCCCGCGACCGCTGGCCGGACGCCTACCAGTGGAAAAGCCTTGTCGATGCGGGGGCAGCACTCGCCTATGCCAGCGACTGGCCTGTCACCGACGTCAGCGTGATGCGCGGGATTCAGGCGGCCCTGACCCGCCAGCCGTTCGAGGGCGCGGCGGACGAAAGGCTGGGCCTGCTGGAGACCTTGCGAGCCTATACGGCGGGCGGGGCCTGGGCCGCGCATATGGAGGCGCTGACCGGAACGCTGCGCCCGGGGCTGGCGGCGGACCTTGTGCTGATCGACGGGAATATTGAAGCGATTCCCGCAGGGCGGATCGGGGCTACGGGAATCGCCCTGACCGTGGCCGGGGGCCGCGTGACCCATGCGGGAGAGGGGTTCGCCGCCTGA
- a CDS encoding agmatinase, translated as MADGFFAPVSGFDLPRFAGVPTFMRLPHVPFDHPRFGEVQIGLIGAPWDGGTTNRPGPRHGPRQLRDLSTMIRAQNGATWVAPFELARCADLGDVAPNPGDLMDSMARMEAFYDRVVAAGVLPLTGGGDHLCTLPILRAVAKSRPVGMIQFDSHTDLNDVYFGTSRYNHGTPFRRAVEEGLIEPKRYVLIGIRGTAYGREDWDFAAANGIRIIPIAEFHARGAEDVMAEAREIVGAGPVYVTYDIDFVDPTFAPGTGTPEVGGPNSWQALQVARGLRGLDVVGADLVEVSPPFDQTGGTAWLGVSLMFEMLCVMAERVARG; from the coding sequence ATGGCGGATGGGTTTTTTGCGCCGGTGTCGGGGTTCGACCTGCCACGTTTTGCGGGCGTGCCGACGTTCATGCGGCTACCGCATGTGCCGTTTGATCACCCCCGGTTCGGCGAGGTGCAGATCGGCCTGATCGGCGCGCCCTGGGACGGGGGGACGACGAACCGCCCCGGCCCCCGGCATGGGCCACGGCAGTTGCGGGATCTGTCGACGATGATCCGGGCGCAGAACGGGGCGACATGGGTCGCGCCGTTCGAGCTTGCGCGCTGCGCCGACCTTGGGGATGTGGCGCCGAACCCGGGCGATCTGATGGATTCGATGGCGCGGATGGAGGCGTTCTATGACCGGGTGGTTGCGGCAGGGGTGCTGCCGCTGACCGGGGGCGGGGATCATCTGTGCACGCTGCCGATCCTGCGGGCGGTGGCGAAGTCGCGTCCGGTGGGGATGATCCAGTTCGACAGCCATACCGACCTGAATGACGTCTATTTCGGGACGTCACGCTACAACCATGGCACGCCCTTCCGCCGCGCGGTGGAGGAGGGGCTGATCGAGCCCAAGCGCTATGTCCTGATCGGGATCCGGGGCACGGCCTATGGGCGCGAGGACTGGGATTTCGCGGCGGCCAATGGAATCCGCATCATCCCGATTGCCGAGTTCCACGCGCGGGGGGCCGAGGACGTGATGGCCGAAGCGCGGGAGATTGTGGGCGCGGGGCCGGTCTATGTGACCTATGACATCGATTTCGTCGACCCGACCTTTGCCCCCGGAACGGGGACGCCGGAGGTTGGGGGGCCGAACTCCTGGCAGGCCTTGCAGGTGGCGCGGGGGTTGCGGGGGCTGGATGTGGTGGGGGCGGACCTTGTGGAGGTCTCGCCGCCGTTTGATCAGACGGGCGGGACGGCGTGGCTGGGGGTGTCGTTGATGTTCGAGATGCTGTGCGTGATGGCCGAGCGGGTCGCCCGAGGCTAG
- a CDS encoding bactofilin family protein: MFSKTADASAAPTPPVPRPSGPGANAGRSVLGADLRITGEISTTGSVEVLGEIDGNLTAHGLIIGAEGRLKGSVNATTVEVKGKLDGSVTCESLTLRASAEVKADVTTAGIVIESGAVMDGRFLKPKG; this comes from the coding sequence ATGTTTTCCAAGACCGCCGACGCCTCCGCAGCCCCAACCCCGCCGGTTCCGCGCCCCTCTGGCCCCGGGGCCAATGCCGGTCGCTCTGTCCTTGGGGCCGACCTGCGCATCACCGGCGAAATCAGCACCACCGGCTCGGTTGAGGTGTTGGGCGAAATTGACGGCAACCTTACGGCCCACGGCCTGATCATCGGCGCCGAGGGTCGCCTGAAAGGCTCGGTCAACGCCACGACGGTTGAGGTGAAGGGCAAACTTGACGGCAGCGTCACCTGCGAAAGCCTGACCCTGCGCGCCTCGGCCGAGGTGAAGGCCGATGTCACCACCGCCGGCATCGTCATCGAAAGCGGCGCAGTCATGGACGGCCGGTTCCTGAAACCCAAGGGCTGA
- a CDS encoding MFS transporter, with protein sequence MALGQTVLYAGSYYAFPALLPDLVTATGWSKGTLALGPTLAFLIMASLTIWTGRLVDRGLGGEMLVWGPTLAALGVLGLGFAPTPAVWLLAWALIGVAQAGCLYETCFAFLTRRLGDGARAAITRVTLVAGFAGTLAFPLGHWVGEQFGGQGGMLVFAAVTALAVPCNLWAVRSLRKRARAGSEPAPTPPGLLQAALRRPAFWAIAVSFGLIWLNHGILITYVLILFEDRGAASGMAALAAACIGPAQVAGRLMLLMAGARVTTGQATTAALGGVVAASALLWLAGAAPLLIFAFALAQGAGAGLMSILRPVLIAEVLGRSGFGAISGAVAVAPILASAAAPSVGAGLLALGGPQLVYAACLVLAVLGMALAAALLVRRPG encoded by the coding sequence TTGGCGCTGGGTCAGACGGTCCTTTACGCGGGCAGCTACTATGCCTTTCCCGCCTTGCTGCCGGACCTGGTGACGGCGACCGGCTGGTCCAAGGGCACGTTGGCGCTGGGGCCGACGCTGGCTTTCCTGATCATGGCGAGCCTGACGATCTGGACCGGGCGGCTGGTGGATCGGGGGCTTGGCGGCGAGATGTTGGTTTGGGGGCCAACCCTTGCCGCCTTGGGCGTGCTGGGGCTGGGGTTTGCGCCGACGCCTGCGGTCTGGCTGCTGGCCTGGGCGCTGATCGGCGTGGCGCAGGCAGGGTGCCTTTACGAGACTTGCTTTGCCTTCCTGACCCGGCGGCTGGGCGACGGCGCGCGGGCGGCGATCACGCGGGTAACGCTGGTCGCCGGGTTTGCGGGGACGCTCGCCTTTCCCTTGGGTCACTGGGTTGGTGAGCAGTTCGGCGGGCAGGGGGGCATGCTGGTCTTTGCAGCCGTCACCGCGCTGGCCGTGCCCTGCAACCTTTGGGCCGTCAGGTCCCTGCGCAAACGAGCGCGGGCAGGAAGTGAACCTGCACCCACCCCCCCCGGCCTGCTGCAAGCGGCGCTGCGGCGGCCAGCGTTCTGGGCGATTGCGGTGTCCTTTGGGCTGATCTGGCTGAACCACGGTATCCTGATCACCTATGTCCTGATCCTGTTCGAGGATCGGGGCGCTGCGTCCGGGATGGCTGCACTGGCTGCGGCCTGCATTGGCCCGGCGCAGGTGGCGGGGCGGCTGATGCTGTTGATGGCGGGGGCGCGGGTCACAACCGGGCAGGCGACGACCGCCGCCTTGGGTGGGGTGGTCGCGGCAAGCGCGCTGTTGTGGCTGGCAGGTGCGGCACCGCTGCTGATCTTTGCCTTCGCGCTGGCGCAGGGGGCGGGGGCAGGGCTGATGTCGATCCTGCGGCCCGTGCTGATTGCCGAGGTGCTGGGGCGCAGTGGTTTTGGGGCGATATCCGGCGCTGTTGCCGTGGCACCGATCCTGGCATCCGCCGCCGCGCCGTCGGTGGGGGCGGGGCTGCTGGCCCTGGGCGGGCCGCAACTGGTGTATGCGGCCTGCCTTGTGCTTGCGGTGCTTGGAATGGCTTTGGCCGCAGCACTGCTGGTGCGGCGGCCGGGATGA
- a CDS encoding carboxypeptidase M32, translating to MSVYDDLMAFQRQTEALAQVAGRLGWDQETMMPEGAADQRAEEIGALESVLHARRTDGRLAVWLDRAKAPDAVGEAQLRQMRRSYARAVKIPARLAEELARVTSLAQGVWAGCRAREDVAGFLPTLARVVALKREEGAALAEGGDPYDALVDDYEPGMTGAAIAAMFDAMRPRLVALRAKVLAAGAPKGVVGTFDTQAQLALTRELATVFGYDWTRGRVDLAVHPFSSGSGHDVRITTRVNEVDPFNCFYSTIHEVGHAAYEQGVDAAYLLTPIGQGASMGVHESQSRSYENQLGRSRAFTGWLFGRMREVFGDFGIADAEGFYRAVNRVHAGYIRTEADEVHYNLHVMMRFDLERALIRGELDVADLETAWNDRFRSDFGVAVDKPSNGMLQDVHWSCGLFGYFPTYTLGNVYAGCLVKALRADVPGLDSMMAKGDVSAATAWMRERLQRHGSRYLPREVVTQACGFEPSEGPLLEYLEAKFGDIYGL from the coding sequence ATGAGCGTGTATGATGATCTGATGGCGTTCCAGCGCCAGACCGAGGCTTTGGCGCAGGTGGCGGGCCGGCTGGGCTGGGACCAGGAAACGATGATGCCCGAGGGCGCCGCGGACCAGCGGGCCGAGGAGATCGGGGCGCTGGAATCGGTGCTGCATGCCCGGCGGACGGATGGGCGGCTGGCCGTCTGGCTGGACCGGGCGAAGGCGCCGGATGCGGTGGGAGAGGCGCAGTTGCGGCAGATGCGGCGGTCTTATGCGCGGGCGGTGAAGATCCCGGCGCGGTTGGCCGAGGAACTGGCGCGGGTCACCTCGCTGGCGCAGGGCGTCTGGGCCGGGTGCCGCGCGCGGGAGGATGTAGCGGGCTTCCTGCCAACGCTGGCCCGGGTTGTGGCGTTGAAGCGCGAGGAGGGGGCGGCGCTGGCAGAAGGCGGCGATCCCTATGACGCGCTGGTCGATGACTATGAACCGGGGATGACCGGAGCGGCGATCGCGGCGATGTTTGACGCGATGCGGCCACGGCTGGTGGCCTTGCGGGCAAAGGTTCTGGCGGCAGGGGCGCCGAAAGGTGTGGTCGGCACCTTTGACACGCAGGCGCAGTTGGCGCTGACGCGGGAACTGGCGACGGTGTTCGGCTATGACTGGACCCGGGGGCGGGTGGATCTGGCGGTGCATCCGTTTTCGTCCGGGTCGGGCCATGATGTGCGGATCACCACGCGGGTGAATGAGGTCGATCCGTTCAACTGCTTTTACTCCACTATCCATGAGGTGGGGCATGCCGCCTATGAGCAGGGGGTGGATGCGGCGTATCTGCTGACTCCGATCGGGCAGGGGGCGTCGATGGGCGTACATGAAAGCCAGAGCCGGAGCTATGAGAACCAGCTTGGGCGGTCACGCGCGTTCACGGGGTGGCTGTTCGGCCGGATGCGCGAGGTGTTCGGCGACTTCGGGATTGCGGATGCGGAGGGGTTCTACCGCGCGGTGAACCGGGTGCATGCGGGCTACATCCGGACCGAGGCGGATGAGGTGCATTACAACCTGCATGTGATGATGCGCTTTGATCTGGAACGGGCGCTGATCCGGGGCGAGCTGGATGTGGCGGATCTGGAGACGGCGTGGAACGACCGGTTCCGGTCGGATTTCGGGGTGGCGGTGGACAAGCCGTCGAACGGGATGCTGCAGGATGTGCATTGGTCTTGTGGGCTGTTCGGGTATTTCCCGACCTACACGCTGGGCAATGTCTATGCCGGCTGTCTGGTCAAGGCGCTGCGGGCGGACGTTCCGGGCCTCGACAGCATGATGGCCAAGGGCGACGTCAGTGCGGCGACGGCGTGGATGCGAGAGCGGCTGCAACGGCATGGGTCGCGCTATCTGCCGCGTGAGGTGGTGACGCAGGCTTGCGGGTTCGAGCCGTCGGAAGGGCCGCTGCTGGAGTATCTGGAGGCGAAGTTCGGGGATATCTACGGGCTGTGA
- the ctaA gene encoding heme A synthase, with product MAGKRSIFEEVGAGQSVPTPPKGGGIDARPKGARRGIRLWLVALFLLVVTMIAVGGLTRLTDSGLSITEWRPVTGALPPMSAEAWDAEFQKYREIPEYQLQNKGMSLEDFKVIYWWEWGHRQLGRVIGLVWAVGFIGFALAKQIPPGWTGRLLLLGALGGAQGAIGWWMVSSGLGGERVDVASYRLATHLGLAFVILGFLAWYVLLLGRSEAELMTARRGREAKLFGLSTGLLHFTFLQIVLGALVAGIDAGRAFPTWPLMNGSFFPADAFYVPDGAGGSLPVWHAFFENPGLVQFLHRMSGYLLFAFGVVVWLRGRRSAYRATQGAFNAVMAMLVAQMVLGIVTVLTVAHLHVAITHQIGAVILWVLILRARHLSQYPVAGSIREGTA from the coding sequence ATGGCCGGCAAGCGCAGTATTTTCGAAGAGGTCGGGGCGGGGCAATCTGTTCCGACGCCGCCGAAGGGCGGGGGCATTGATGCACGTCCCAAGGGCGCGCGGCGGGGCATCCGGCTATGGCTGGTGGCGCTGTTCCTGCTGGTTGTCACCATGATAGCCGTTGGCGGGTTGACGCGGCTGACTGACTCGGGGCTTTCGATCACCGAGTGGCGGCCGGTCACCGGTGCCTTGCCACCGATGAGCGCCGAGGCTTGGGACGCAGAGTTCCAGAAATACCGCGAAATTCCGGAATACCAGTTGCAGAACAAAGGGATGAGCCTTGAGGACTTCAAGGTCATCTACTGGTGGGAATGGGGGCACCGCCAGCTTGGCCGGGTGATTGGGCTGGTCTGGGCGGTTGGGTTCATTGGCTTTGCCCTTGCCAAGCAGATCCCGCCGGGATGGACCGGGCGTCTGTTGCTGCTTGGGGCGCTGGGGGGCGCACAAGGGGCGATTGGCTGGTGGATGGTGTCGTCCGGTCTTGGGGGCGAGCGGGTGGATGTCGCGTCCTACCGGCTGGCGACGCATCTGGGGCTGGCTTTTGTCATCCTGGGCTTCCTTGCGTGGTATGTGCTGCTTCTTGGGCGGAGCGAGGCCGAGTTGATGACGGCACGGCGTGGGCGCGAGGCGAAGCTGTTCGGGCTGTCCACCGGTCTGCTGCATTTCACCTTTCTGCAGATCGTGCTGGGGGCGTTGGTCGCCGGAATCGACGCGGGGCGGGCCTTTCCGACCTGGCCGCTGATGAACGGCAGCTTCTTTCCGGCGGATGCGTTCTATGTCCCGGACGGGGCGGGGGGCAGTCTGCCGGTGTGGCATGCGTTCTTTGAAAACCCCGGGCTCGTGCAATTCCTGCACCGGATGTCGGGGTATCTGCTGTTTGCCTTCGGCGTGGTCGTCTGGCTGCGCGGGCGGCGGTCGGCCTATCGTGCAACGCAAGGCGCATTCAACGCGGTGATGGCTATGCTGGTGGCGCAGATGGTGCTGGGCATCGTCACGGTGCTGACCGTCGCGCATCTGCATGTGGCGATCACCCATCAGATTGGCGCGGTGATCCTTTGGGTGTTGATCCTGCGGGCGCGGCATCTGTCTCAATACCCCGTGGCGGGGTCGATCCGGGAAGGCACGGCATGA
- a CDS encoding type II toxin-antitoxin system death-on-curing family toxin: MQLLSPELVEALHDAILNPGELPGRARDKSLEAALARVDNRLAYGMVADAFDLAAAYAMAIARGHCFNDGNKRTAHQSMDTCLDLNGIQITWSAEEVGQIIVRCAQGLVEDGDLADWLRDKAKGSAGG, from the coding sequence ATGCAACTGCTCTCGCCCGAACTGGTCGAGGCGCTGCACGATGCCATCCTGAACCCCGGCGAACTTCCCGGCCGGGCGCGGGACAAATCGCTTGAGGCCGCCCTTGCCCGCGTCGACAACCGCCTTGCCTATGGCATGGTCGCGGATGCCTTTGATCTGGCCGCCGCCTATGCGATGGCAATTGCTCGGGGGCACTGCTTCAACGATGGCAACAAGCGGACCGCTCACCAGTCGATGGATACCTGTCTCGACCTCAACGGAATCCAGATCACCTGGAGTGCTGAGGAAGTGGGCCAGATCATCGTCCGCTGCGCCCAAGGTCTGGTCGAGGATGGCGATCTTGCCGACTGGCTGCGCGACAAGGCCAAAGGCTCGGCGGGCGGCTAG
- a CDS encoding DUF2177 family protein, whose translation MQTLTLYGTTAAVFLILDAIMLTLVMKPLFTRHIGPLLAEPIRIAPAALFYLAYVAGLVYLVSLPALKTGAPLVLPALLVGLMAYGTYEFTSWSVMRDWHWHMVVTDTLWGGALTAFSAWAGVMLTRLIHG comes from the coding sequence ATGCAAACCCTTACCCTCTACGGCACCACAGCCGCCGTCTTTCTGATCCTTGATGCGATCATGCTGACGCTGGTGATGAAGCCCCTTTTCACCCGCCACATCGGCCCGCTACTGGCCGAGCCGATCCGCATTGCGCCGGCAGCCCTGTTCTACCTCGCCTATGTCGCTGGGCTGGTCTACCTCGTGTCCTTGCCCGCGCTGAAAACGGGTGCGCCCTTGGTCCTGCCCGCGCTCCTTGTCGGGCTGATGGCCTACGGCACCTATGAATTCACCTCGTGGAGCGTGATGCGCGACTGGCATTGGCACATGGTGGTGACCGATACGCTCTGGGGCGGCGCGCTGACCGCCTTTTCCGCTTGGGCCGGGGTGATGCTGACCCGGCTGATCCATGGCTAA
- a CDS encoding arsenate reductase family protein, translating into MILYGISTCDTCKRALKSLQAAGKDVTFRDIRATPLTEAEIATIVHEFGDLAVNKQSTTYRAFNDFLKASDPEAQIAAQPTVMKRPIIHDGTRWYLGWDSATEAALTS; encoded by the coding sequence ATGATCCTCTACGGCATCTCCACCTGCGACACCTGCAAGCGCGCCCTCAAGTCCCTGCAAGCGGCCGGCAAGGACGTCACCTTCCGCGACATCCGCGCCACCCCCCTGACCGAGGCCGAGATCGCAACGATCGTGCACGAATTCGGGGATCTCGCGGTGAACAAGCAGTCCACCACCTACCGCGCCTTCAACGATTTCCTGAAAGCCTCTGACCCCGAGGCGCAGATCGCAGCCCAGCCGACCGTCATGAAACGGCCGATCATCCACGACGGCACCCGCTGGTATCTGGGATGGGACAGCGCGACCGAAGCCGCGCTGACGTCTTAA